In a genomic window of Mageeibacillus indolicus UPII9-5:
- a CDS encoding PaaI family thioesterase, which yields MEEKYKEYAHQFVTKNHFCRFMNPEVLMVCKHYVKARLPLRPDLENGLGMFHGGIIYAFGDSMVGMAALSEGELGLTLSGNISYFSNTKEGGLNAEVICLHDGRSTSVYRVEFRDDGGKLLAEGRYTMKMLNRERAANSSLLR from the coding sequence ATGGAAGAAAAATATAAAGAATATGCCCACCAATTTGTCACCAAAAACCATTTTTGCCGATTTATGAATCCGGAGGTTCTGATGGTGTGTAAGCACTACGTTAAAGCAAGACTGCCCCTGCGCCCCGATTTGGAGAACGGCCTTGGCATGTTTCACGGCGGCATAATCTACGCTTTTGGTGATAGCATGGTCGGGATGGCGGCCCTGTCGGAAGGCGAATTAGGGCTGACATTAAGCGGCAATATCAGCTACTTTAGCAATACGAAAGAAGGCGGACTTAACGCTGAAGTCATTTGTTTGCATGACGGCCGCAGCACATCCGTGTATCGGGTCGAATTCCGCGATGACGGGGGCAAATTGCTGGCGGAAGGCCGTTACACGATGAAAATGCTAAACCGCGAACGAGCCGCCAACTCATCTTTATTGCGTTGA
- the lgt gene encoding prolipoprotein diacylglyceryl transferase: protein MTGFNVSFPGLGIHDLPIKRELITVFGFPIYWYGFLIAVAVLLTLFLARRASKSFGIKEDDVIDTYLIILPTIIVFARLYYVIFSWSEYKDNLWLILDTRRGGLAFYGGVIGGILAFACICAFKKKRFVNWLDFFVVYLPLGQAIGRWGNFFNQEAFGSNTELPWGMISEGTRAYLQTLHDSNLNPAAPVHPTFLYEFIGNMLIFAILLYVRKHATFYLETVAWYIMTYGCLRFFVEAVRTDALFIGNTGIRVSMLLSFLMFVAGIVYLAYGYWQISRQKLPAKLRLSWGAALEIATASDATATAATDTSAEDVPLENPSSEEENPADENQSPEHENQATGATASDATATVATDTSVTAEQKAADQSAPTTKNDN from the coding sequence ATGACGGGTTTTAATGTTAGTTTCCCCGGTTTGGGCATTCATGATTTGCCGATAAAGCGTGAGCTTATCACCGTTTTCGGTTTCCCGATTTATTGGTATGGATTTTTAATTGCTGTCGCTGTGCTGCTGACTTTGTTTCTGGCGCGTCGGGCGAGCAAATCTTTCGGCATCAAAGAGGATGATGTCATTGATACGTATTTGATTATATTGCCGACAATAATTGTCTTTGCTAGATTGTATTATGTTATTTTCTCTTGGTCGGAATATAAAGATAATCTGTGGTTGATTCTCGATACGCGCCGCGGCGGACTGGCTTTTTATGGTGGTGTGATCGGCGGAATTCTTGCCTTCGCCTGTATTTGTGCTTTCAAAAAGAAGAGGTTTGTTAATTGGCTGGATTTTTTCGTTGTTTATTTGCCGCTCGGTCAGGCTATCGGTCGCTGGGGAAATTTTTTCAACCAGGAGGCGTTTGGCAGTAATACTGAACTGCCTTGGGGGATGATTTCTGAGGGGACGCGGGCTTACTTGCAGACTTTGCATGACAGCAATCTGAATCCTGCCGCCCCGGTACATCCGACATTTTTGTATGAATTTATTGGTAACATGTTGATTTTTGCGATTTTGCTTTACGTAAGGAAACATGCTACATTCTATTTGGAGACGGTGGCGTGGTACATCATGACCTACGGTTGTTTGCGTTTCTTCGTGGAGGCGGTGCGAACGGATGCGTTGTTCATCGGCAATACGGGGATCAGAGTTTCGATGTTGTTGTCGTTTCTAATGTTCGTGGCCGGAATTGTTTATCTGGCATACGGCTATTGGCAAATATCGCGGCAAAAGCTGCCGGCTAAACTGCGCCTGAGCTGGGGGGCGGCATTGGAAATCGCAACGGCCTCGGACGCTACAGCTACTGCGGCAACTGATACGTCAGCCGAGGATGTGCCCCTTGAGAACCCGTCATCTGAGGAAGAGAATCCGGCAGATGAGAATCAGTCCCCTGAGCACGAGAACCAAGCAACCGGGGCGACGGCTTCGGACGCTACAGCTACTGTAGCAACTGATACGTCAGTCACGGCGGAACAAAAGGCAGCTGATCAATCTGCCCCGACAACAAAAAATGATAATTAA
- a CDS encoding M16 family metallopeptidase: MGKNKIANFVGSEKKVLGTALTLRKFIHEPTGFEVTFVPMPGRVNKYAHFTVPYGSNFLNFRDLNYHGASASAATYTVPAGTAHYLEHCVFSRDEDGGMLNQMAMLGFDANAFTSNYHTEFYMSGPDFSPNGENFLTALDAYFKALMHPEITAERVEAERKIILAEYNMYLDDPEINSYLDLMNALFKNHPQKIDICGTIESITTMTAENLQPAIDNFYLPNKIKLTLSGELPEEAVLTMLDRRLSELLRLGRIVSPSEAPQPEIILPSEPFAVNLPTITVEREVGIDAFMLGIKDPMANPAQPLTGRQLIERRLVGQILGEILLGDSSPSWHKLSAAGLINDSFACQYICEPDAAFWFICGDSHQPQSAVAALSKFLQTAELKVSPEVVAVETRAVMGSWLASLDSVGCCGSSNARLCAEGLDLADFSQIAKEIMADLDKIIANFAYLSDEMYYCTVYVNRKD; the protein is encoded by the coding sequence GTGGGGAAAAATAAAATAGCCAATTTTGTCGGCAGTGAAAAAAAAGTTCTAGGAACAGCCTTGACTTTGCGAAAGTTCATCCATGAGCCTACCGGCTTTGAAGTCACGTTCGTTCCAATGCCTGGCCGTGTGAATAAATACGCGCACTTTACCGTGCCATACGGCTCTAATTTCCTAAACTTTCGTGACTTGAACTATCATGGAGCGTCTGCTTCTGCGGCAACCTATACTGTCCCAGCTGGCACGGCCCATTATTTAGAGCATTGCGTTTTCAGCCGCGATGAGGATGGAGGCATGCTGAATCAGATGGCGATGCTAGGCTTTGACGCTAATGCTTTTACCTCCAATTATCATACAGAATTTTACATGAGCGGCCCTGATTTTTCCCCGAATGGCGAGAATTTTTTAACGGCCTTAGATGCCTATTTTAAAGCTTTGATGCACCCTGAGATCACCGCCGAACGAGTGGAAGCAGAACGCAAAATAATTTTGGCTGAATACAACATGTATTTGGACGACCCCGAGATAAACAGTTATTTGGATCTGATGAATGCTTTGTTTAAAAATCATCCGCAAAAAATCGATATCTGCGGCACGATTGAATCGATTACGACAATGACGGCGGAAAATTTGCAACCGGCGATCGATAATTTTTATTTGCCGAATAAAATCAAACTGACTTTGTCGGGTGAGTTGCCGGAAGAAGCTGTCTTAACCATGCTGGATAGACGACTGTCAGAATTGTTGCGGCTTGGGCGAATTGTGTCGCCGAGTGAGGCTCCCCAGCCTGAAATAATCTTGCCGTCGGAACCTTTTGCTGTAAATCTTCCGACTATTACGGTTGAGCGCGAAGTCGGTATTGATGCATTTATGTTGGGTATTAAAGATCCAATGGCGAATCCGGCGCAGCCGCTGACTGGTCGGCAATTGATCGAGCGACGATTGGTCGGCCAAATTTTGGGCGAGATACTTTTGGGGGACAGCAGCCCAAGCTGGCATAAACTTAGCGCGGCCGGTCTGATCAACGACAGCTTTGCCTGCCAATACATTTGCGAACCGGATGCGGCTTTCTGGTTCATTTGCGGTGATAGTCATCAGCCACAGTCGGCTGTTGCTGCCTTGAGCAAATTTTTGCAGACAGCGGAATTGAAAGTGTCACCGGAAGTTGTGGCGGTTGAAACAAGAGCCGTGATGGGCTCGTGGTTGGCGAGTTTGGATTCGGTTGGCTGCTGTGGATCGTCGAACGCCCGTCTGTGCGCCGAGGGCTTGGATTTGGCGGATTTTTCACAAATAGCCAAGGAAATAATGGCTGATTTAGATAAAATCATCGCAAATTTTGCCTATTTGAGTGACGAGATGTATTATTGTACAGTGTACGTAAATAGAAAGGATTGA
- the ribF gene encoding riboflavin biosynthesis protein RibF has product MKIIETELYLAKSATAGVKDGVSEAGEVSEVVFTPALSDVKAESAAPEFSACNGVGLCLGFFDGVHQGHRELLRTLIYECGKHGYSPDVWTFDTLPKFKRPGIVTGLLQTKEQRLHDLASIGVARTFIQKFTPALADLSGEDFLTKVVLPNLPVKLIVVGYDFRFGHNMSWGVEELANFSREHNIELRVVPPVTIGTETVHSAKIRTAIAAGDLSLAAKLSGRHFTLAGRVIKGNAIGRELGFATANILVDESRVLPPHGVYRSLTRVNGRAYRSISFLGIRPTVNEKQKHLQLETHIFDAAIDLYGSEINVELWEFMQPEKSFADLASLKSAIKQYCATAIKPNKVMEEMYLSMTVGNINVYYLPTDRFVLSRARIMFSLPLKPESAAVSVALSYLTSVTAAYPEENLLNKHLKNLYNASIYADGQKAGDIQETMIRVNALHQTPDGSKPFAEALDLALQCLLRPALNEKGGWRQDVFDRVKQNALDEWAAQQAYKPTAAWCKTLRLAFPDSVYSMSSIGDIEYLRQLSIADVERAYRETLSRAKVDIYILGRPDADLEAVLAERLPELAKFFTNPIVEIVPGRRPHPTSIQGCGSFTDNGQLEQSRLNVLLDTKIPYTSIKLISLALLNYVIGGDSSSLIFDLVREKHGLAYEIYTSILPFRSVLAVCAGIHPGEEIKTKTLLREALQEWKEKGLPEKAVARAKKMMQNEKLLLQDRPAALLEYYIRQLQSGWNLRPETYSEIVKAVTLPELQALAAQLEWKVDYSLQPTTDNKNFQEEMWGKIK; this is encoded by the coding sequence GTGAAGATTATCGAAACTGAATTATATTTGGCAAAATCAGCGACGGCTGGAGTGAAAGATGGCGTAAGTGAGGCGGGTGAGGTAAGTGAGGTGGTTTTTACCCCGGCACTTTCCGATGTCAAAGCGGAATCGGCGGCACCGGAGTTTTCGGCCTGCAACGGGGTGGGACTGTGCCTCGGCTTTTTTGACGGCGTGCATCAAGGCCATCGTGAACTTTTGCGCACCCTCATATACGAATGTGGCAAACACGGCTATTCCCCCGACGTCTGGACTTTTGACACTTTGCCCAAATTTAAACGCCCCGGCATTGTAACCGGCTTACTGCAAACCAAAGAACAGCGTTTACATGATCTAGCTTCCATAGGGGTAGCACGGACTTTCATCCAAAAATTCACCCCCGCCTTAGCCGATTTATCCGGTGAAGATTTCTTGACCAAAGTGGTTTTGCCCAATCTGCCGGTAAAACTGATTGTTGTTGGCTACGATTTCCGCTTCGGGCATAACATGTCTTGGGGCGTTGAAGAACTAGCGAATTTTTCGCGTGAACATAATATTGAGCTGCGCGTTGTTCCTCCGGTTACAATAGGGACGGAAACGGTACATTCCGCCAAAATCCGTACAGCTATCGCGGCCGGCGATCTGAGCTTGGCGGCAAAATTAAGCGGCAGGCATTTTACGTTGGCCGGCAGAGTAATCAAAGGCAATGCTATTGGCCGCGAACTGGGTTTTGCCACGGCGAATATTTTAGTGGACGAAAGCCGAGTTTTGCCGCCGCACGGCGTTTACCGTTCACTCACCCGCGTCAACGGAAGGGCTTATCGCAGCATATCTTTTTTAGGCATCAGACCTACAGTAAATGAAAAACAAAAGCATTTGCAACTGGAAACTCATATTTTTGATGCCGCAATTGACTTATATGGTAGTGAAATTAATGTAGAACTTTGGGAATTTATGCAGCCCGAGAAAAGTTTTGCGGACTTGGCTTCTTTGAAATCGGCGATAAAACAGTATTGTGCCACCGCGATCAAGCCAAACAAGGTAATGGAAGAAATGTATCTGAGCATGACCGTTGGCAATATAAATGTCTATTACCTCCCGACGGACCGTTTCGTCCTCAGCCGCGCCAGAATAATGTTCAGCCTGCCTCTCAAGCCGGAAAGTGCAGCCGTGTCTGTCGCTTTGAGTTATTTGACGTCGGTAACAGCGGCCTACCCGGAAGAAAATTTGTTGAATAAGCATTTAAAAAATTTGTATAACGCTTCGATTTATGCAGATGGTCAAAAAGCCGGTGACATTCAAGAGACGATGATCAGGGTCAATGCTTTACACCAGACCCCCGACGGGAGCAAACCCTTTGCCGAGGCGTTGGATCTGGCCTTGCAATGCTTACTCCGCCCGGCACTGAATGAAAAAGGAGGGTGGCGGCAGGATGTTTTTGACCGCGTGAAGCAAAATGCCCTTGATGAATGGGCGGCACAACAGGCCTACAAACCGACCGCGGCATGGTGCAAAACCTTGCGGTTAGCTTTTCCGGACAGCGTGTACAGCATGTCATCGATAGGTGATATAGAGTATTTGCGGCAACTTTCTATAGCGGACGTAGAGCGGGCTTACCGGGAGACTTTGTCGCGAGCCAAAGTCGACATATACATATTGGGACGGCCGGATGCGGATCTTGAGGCGGTTTTGGCAGAAAGATTGCCTGAATTGGCTAAGTTTTTCACAAACCCAATCGTAGAAATCGTGCCGGGACGCCGGCCACATCCTACATCCATACAAGGTTGTGGTTCATTCACGGATAACGGTCAACTGGAGCAAAGCAGGTTAAATGTGCTTTTGGACACGAAAATACCCTATACATCAATAAAACTCATCAGTTTGGCTTTGCTGAATTATGTTATAGGTGGGGACAGCAGCTCATTGATCTTTGACTTGGTGCGCGAAAAACACGGTTTGGCTTATGAAATTTATACGTCGATTTTGCCGTTTCGCTCCGTGCTGGCGGTTTGCGCCGGTATTCACCCCGGCGAGGAAATAAAAACAAAAACTTTGTTGCGGGAAGCTCTGCAAGAATGGAAGGAAAAGGGTTTGCCGGAAAAGGCGGTAGCTCGGGCCAAAAAAATGATGCAAAATGAGAAACTTCTGCTGCAGGATCGCCCGGCGGCGTTGCTCGAATATTATATCCGCCAATTGCAGTCCGGTTGGAATCTACGCCCGGAAACGTATTCTGAAATAGTGAAAGCCGTAACATTGCCGGAACTGCAGGCCTTGGCAGCTCAACTGGAGTGGAAAGTGGACTACAGTTTGCAACCGACGACAGATAACAAAAATTTTCAGGAGGAAATGTGGGGAAAAATAAAATAG
- the truB gene encoding tRNA pseudouridine(55) synthase TruB, with the protein MENMETQGIINIYKPVGMTSFDVVNRLRRLTSIKRIGHCGTLDPFAEGCLPICLGRATAAVRFMDGYDKSYSATLVLGASTDSGDCTGRLTDADSRIAEKWSTWQAADGETIRRAVANLTGEQMQVPPMYSAVKVNGRPLYKAARQGLDIPRSARKINVYAAALADYGLTSIPDLPDKIGATELNFKAADGPEAAEWPWLRLNLDVSKGTYVRAWAEQLAEALGTCGHLIALERTRCGPFTSADAVRLVDLTTENWQNFLLPSETAIQTFPRLDLEYRQGEDLINGKHLPVAWLSAEQQAILRQIRVRSKEAASLQGSGADICGETAGDSEFVAMFYKDCFLGMGFPAEEKPQSYHRGLAATQATIKVLCPERIFIAREDYRN; encoded by the coding sequence ATGGAGAATATGGAAACTCAGGGTATAATAAATATATATAAGCCTGTCGGGATGACTTCATTTGATGTCGTTAATCGGTTGCGCCGTTTGACGAGCATTAAGCGTATCGGACATTGCGGCACTCTTGATCCTTTTGCTGAGGGTTGTTTACCGATTTGCTTGGGTCGGGCGACTGCAGCGGTAAGATTCATGGACGGTTATGATAAAAGCTATTCGGCAACTTTGGTGCTTGGTGCGTCTACGGATAGCGGCGACTGTACCGGTCGGCTGACGGATGCTGATTCTCGTATCGCAGAAAAATGGTCTACTTGGCAGGCCGCGGACGGGGAGACTATTCGTCGGGCTGTTGCTAACTTGACTGGTGAGCAAATGCAGGTCCCGCCAATGTATTCGGCGGTCAAAGTCAACGGAAGGCCGCTTTACAAAGCAGCCCGGCAAGGCTTGGATATTCCTCGTTCTGCCCGTAAAATAAATGTTTATGCGGCTGCTCTGGCGGATTACGGCCTGACTTCAATTCCGGATTTGCCTGACAAAATTGGGGCGACAGAATTGAACTTTAAAGCCGCGGACGGTCCTGAAGCGGCAGAATGGCCGTGGTTGCGGTTAAACTTAGACGTGTCAAAAGGGACATATGTCAGGGCGTGGGCGGAACAACTGGCCGAGGCACTTGGTACCTGTGGGCATTTGATCGCCTTGGAACGTACCCGCTGCGGCCCGTTTACGTCTGCGGATGCGGTAAGACTGGTTGATCTAACCACGGAAAACTGGCAAAATTTTTTGTTACCATCGGAAACCGCGATACAGACTTTTCCACGGCTGGATTTGGAATATCGGCAAGGAGAAGACTTGATCAACGGCAAGCACTTACCGGTAGCTTGGCTTAGTGCTGAACAGCAGGCGATTTTGCGGCAAATCAGAGTAAGGTCTAAGGAGGCGGCTTCGCTCCAAGGGTCTGGAGCAGATATTTGTGGGGAGACGGCCGGCGACTCGGAGTTTGTTGCCATGTTTTATAAAGACTGCTTCCTCGGCATGGGTTTCCCGGCTGAAGAGAAGCCGCAAAGTTATCACCGTGGCCTTGCCGCGACGCAGGCGACAATCAAGGTATTATGCCCGGAAAGGATTTTTATTGCTCGTGAAGATTATCGAAACTGA
- a CDS encoding DHH family phosphoesterase: protein MKKENKMNNWLDFNAPAFEDMSQLASDLPAHCRDGRFVSIFPHINADGDALGAAMALGLVLKKMGACVQIVAEEAVPQKMQVLPASGRELVKVWPEAEVAEVGIVVDCGGGARIGERADFFAKHKFKYMIDHHIAEKDAQAERGCQVLRDSMAAATCELLTYLIYMMEKNIGGDLFDFDVAVALIVGIITDTGRLCYSNTREQTLFAVAFLRRFNVPVAELAVALFDACTPARLRLLGFLGENTKFYMAGKLAVCLFPAEFIQKVGAEDSDFEGLTNQIRNVNGVETAVVLRGEGGGKWRGSARSSENFDAQKLAAGLGGGGHKRAAGFTVTGLTAEEIISRVVAKAMQQLE, encoded by the coding sequence ATGAAGAAAGAGAACAAGATGAATAATTGGCTTGACTTTAATGCTCCGGCATTTGAAGATATGTCTCAACTAGCAAGCGACCTGCCGGCGCACTGCCGCGACGGTCGTTTTGTTTCGATTTTCCCGCATATAAACGCTGACGGCGATGCTTTAGGAGCGGCGATGGCTTTGGGGCTGGTTTTAAAGAAGATGGGTGCTTGTGTGCAAATTGTAGCCGAAGAAGCGGTGCCGCAGAAGATGCAGGTACTTCCGGCAAGTGGACGGGAGTTGGTAAAGGTATGGCCGGAGGCTGAGGTCGCGGAAGTTGGCATAGTGGTTGATTGTGGCGGAGGAGCGAGAATTGGCGAACGGGCCGATTTTTTTGCTAAGCATAAATTCAAATACATGATTGATCATCACATCGCTGAAAAGGACGCGCAGGCCGAGCGGGGTTGTCAGGTTTTGCGCGATTCCATGGCGGCGGCCACTTGTGAACTTTTGACCTACCTTATATATATGATGGAGAAAAATATCGGGGGCGACTTGTTCGATTTCGATGTGGCCGTTGCTTTAATCGTCGGTATAATCACCGATACCGGCCGGCTGTGTTATTCAAACACGCGTGAACAGACCCTTTTCGCGGTTGCTTTTTTGCGGCGTTTCAATGTTCCGGTGGCGGAACTGGCGGTGGCTCTTTTCGATGCCTGTACGCCGGCTAGATTGCGGTTGCTCGGCTTTTTGGGCGAAAATACGAAGTTTTACATGGCAGGCAAACTGGCAGTGTGTTTGTTCCCAGCTGAATTTATACAGAAAGTCGGTGCGGAAGACAGTGATTTTGAAGGGCTTACCAATCAAATTCGCAATGTAAACGGGGTCGAAACAGCGGTCGTTCTACGGGGAGAAGGCGGCGGTAAATGGCGCGGCAGTGCTCGGAGCAGTGAGAATTTCGATGCACAAAAATTGGCGGCCGGGCTGGGTGGCGGCGGTCATAAGCGTGCGGCTGGTTTCACAGTGACCGGGTTGACGGCGGAGGAGATTATTAGCCGAGTTGTGGCAAAAGCTATGCAGCAATTGGAATGA
- the rbfA gene encoding 30S ribosome-binding factor RbfA: MSALRAERVGDQIKRELSKILQRGLKDQRVLPFTAVTAVDVTNDLSHATCYISVLGDALAQKNCLLGLQSASGYLRRQIAGLIRLRIVPELHFKPDNSVQEGLRMDKLIDATLAADAKVRAQAATVADKDEEREQDE; the protein is encoded by the coding sequence ATGAGTGCGTTACGAGCTGAACGAGTAGGCGACCAAATAAAACGTGAGCTGAGCAAAATTTTGCAAAGAGGCCTGAAAGATCAGCGTGTATTACCGTTTACGGCGGTCACCGCCGTAGACGTTACCAATGATTTGAGCCATGCTACATGTTATATCAGCGTGTTAGGCGACGCGCTTGCGCAAAAGAATTGTTTGCTCGGATTGCAGTCGGCTTCCGGTTATTTACGGCGGCAGATTGCCGGGCTGATACGGCTGCGGATCGTGCCGGAGCTTCATTTCAAACCGGATAATTCGGTACAGGAGGGGCTGCGCATGGACAAGCTGATTGATGCTACGTTGGCCGCGGATGCCAAGGTGCGTGCGCAGGCAGCAACTGTGGCGGATAAGGATGAAGAAAGAGAACAAGATGAATAA